In Nitrospinota bacterium, the genomic stretch CTAAGGTTTCGCCGTCGAACACGTAATCGGTGGAGTAATGGATTATCGCCGAGCCGGCCTTCCTCGCCTCCTGCGCCATGAGGGTCGGGGCGATGGCGTTTATCATCCGCGCCTTTTCAGGCTCGGCCTCCGCGCGGTCCACGGCGGTGTAGGCGGCGGCGTTCACTATGATGTCGGGTTTCATCGAGCCGATAGCGGCGGCGATGGCGCCGGGATCCACCAGGTCCAGGTCATACCTGTCTGGCGCGGCCACTTCACCCAGCGTTGACAGTGTCCGCTGAAGCTCCCAGCCTGTCTGGCCGTTCTTGCCCGTAAGAAGGATCTTCATGAACCGCCCTTCCCGCAATGCCTGGTGTTATTCAGGCAGATGGCTTTTGTCCAACTGCGCCAGCCTGGGCGCCTTGGCGTCTTTCTCCGACACCACGGGGTTTTGCGACGGCCATTGAACGCCTATGTCTCCATCGTTCCAGAAAATGGAATGCTCGGCCCGGGAGCTGTAATAGTCGTCGCATTTGTAGGCCACCAGCGCCCGCTTGCTTAACACATAATATCCGTGGGCGAAACCGGGGGGTATATAAACCTGCCGCCGGTTTTCCGCCGATAAAATCACGGACGCCCATTTGCCGAAGGTGGGCGAGCCTTTCCGTATGTCCACCGCCACGTCGAACACTTCGCCGTAAAGGGCGTAAACCAGCTTTGCCTGGGGGTTGGGGAATTGATAGTGGAGCCCGCGCAGGACGCCCCGTTTGGAGAAGGCCACGTTGTCCTGCACGAAATGGCCGATGGCCCCGGCGGCGGTGTATCTTTGCTCCTGCCAGGTTTCCATGAAGAATCCCCGGCTGTCGCCAAAAACGTCCGGCTCGAAAATTTTTATCCCGTCCAGCCCCGCCTCAAGAATCTTCACCGGGCCACCTTTGCTGTAACAACCCCAGAAGATACCTGCCGTACCCGTTGTTGTTCATGGATTCGCCTATGGCCGTAAGATCATCGGCGCTGATGAGGCCCCGGTTGAAGGCTATCTCCTCGGGACAGCATATTTTAAGCCCCTGCCGTTTCTCTATGGTGTCCACGAAATTGGCCGCGTCCAGTAAAGCGTCGTGGGTGCCCGTGTCAAACCACGCCTGGCCCCGGCCCATCTTCTCCACAGTAAGCTCGCCGCGCTCAAGGTAAACGCGGTTTAAATCCGTTATCTCCAGCTCCCCCCGGGCCGACGGTTTCAACCCCTCGGCGGTTTCCACCACGCCGTTGTCGTAAAAATACAGCCCCGTCACCACGAAGTTCGATTTGGGCTTGGCCGGTTTTTCCTCTATGCCCACGGCGCGGCCTTTGGCGTCGAACTCTATGACCCCATACCGCTGGGGCTCGTTCACCCAATAGCCGAACACCGTGGAGCCCCGCTCCCGCGATGCGGCCCGTTTCATCATGTCCGCCAGCCCGTCACCGTAGAAAATGTTGTCACCCAATATCAGGCAACACCCTTCCCCCGCCAGGAAATCTTTTCCTATAAGGAACGCCTGGGCTATTCCCTCCGGTTTTTCCTGGGTGGCGTAGCTTATGCGGATACCCCATTGGGAGCCGTCTTTCAGCTGGCGCTCGAACTGCGGCCGGTCCCCCGGCGTGGTGATTATGAGGATGTCGTTTATGCCGCCCAGCATCAGCACGCTGAGCGGATAGTAAATAAGCGGCTTGTCGTAAACCGGCATGAGCTGTTTGCTCACGCTTATGGTGAGGGGGAAAAGCCTTGTGCCCGTGCCCCCTGCCAGGATAATGCCTTTTGTGATCATTTTATTTTCCGCTTACGCCCAGCCGCTCGCCTTTATATGTTTCCCTGGTCACCGCGGCCACCCATTCCTCGTTATCGAGATACCATTGTACGGTTTTCCGCAGACCGGCGGGAAAGGTTTCCGACGGGCGCCAGCCCAGCTCTTTTTCTATCTTTCCGGCGTTTATGGCGTAACGGCGGTCATGACCGGGCCTGTCCTGAACGAAGGTTATCAGCTTTTCGTGAGGCCTGTGGGGCGATTGCGGGAAAAGCTCGTCCATGATGGCGCATATCATCTTCACAACGTCCATGTTCTTCATCTCCGCCCCGCCGCCGATGTTGTATGTCTCCCCTGCCCGGCCCTTTTCCATCACAAGCCTTATGGCT encodes the following:
- the rfbC gene encoding dTDP-4-dehydrorhamnose 3,5-epimerase, with protein sequence MKILEAGLDGIKIFEPDVFGDSRGFFMETWQEQRYTAAGAIGHFVQDNVAFSKRGVLRGLHYQFPNPQAKLVYALYGEVFDVAVDIRKGSPTFGKWASVILSAENRRQVYIPPGFAHGYYVLSKRALVAYKCDDYYSSRAEHSIFWNDGDIGVQWPSQNPVVSEKDAKAPRLAQLDKSHLPE
- the rfbA gene encoding glucose-1-phosphate thymidylyltransferase RfbA, which translates into the protein MITKGIILAGGTGTRLFPLTISVSKQLMPVYDKPLIYYPLSVLMLGGINDILIITTPGDRPQFERQLKDGSQWGIRISYATQEKPEGIAQAFLIGKDFLAGEGCCLILGDNIFYGDGLADMMKRAASRERGSTVFGYWVNEPQRYGVIEFDAKGRAVGIEEKPAKPKSNFVVTGLYFYDNGVVETAEGLKPSARGELEITDLNRVYLERGELTVEKMGRGQAWFDTGTHDALLDAANFVDTIEKRQGLKICCPEEIAFNRGLISADDLTAIGESMNNNGYGRYLLGLLQQRWPGEDS